Below is a genomic region from Deinococcus detaillensis.
TTGAGCAGTCCAGATTCACAGACACACTCGCCACTGAGCCATTCCCCGCTGAGCAAAGTCGCGGCCATCACCACATCATTTTGGATCATCAAAGTGCTGAGTACCGGCATGGGCGAAACTGCGTCGGACTTTCTGGCGCACCGTTTGGGGCCGCTGCCCGCCGTCGCTCTCACCGGCAGCGTGTTTATAGTTGCTCTGGCGCTGCAACTCCGTGCCAAATGCTACGCCGCGCCGCTGTACTGGTTTGCCGTCATCATGGTCAGCGTCTTCGGTACGCTGGCCGCCGACGCCGTGCATGTTGGGTTTGGTGTACCGTATTGGGCTTCCACAATTGGTTTTTTGCTGGCGCTTGGAGTGATTTTTACCCTCTGGCAGCGCTCAGAGGGTACCCTATCCATTCACAGTATCACC
It encodes:
- a CDS encoding COG4705 family protein, encoding MTFPFLSSPDSQTHSPLSHSPLSKVAAITTSFWIIKVLSTGMGETASDFLAHRLGPLPAVALTGSVFIVALALQLRAKCYAAPLYWFAVIMVSVFGTLAADAVHVGFGVPYWASTIGFLLALGVIFTLWQRSEGTLSIHSITTRRRELFYWAAVLATFALGTAAGDFTARTLGLGWLTSGLLFAALMALPVLLRVRLNLSPVLAFWWAYVITRPVGASFADWVAVPHSQGGIGLGTGVVTLGLSGLILVFVLVSAAHKGRSSAQSEALTPAD